A portion of the Candidatus Taylorbacteria bacterium genome contains these proteins:
- a CDS encoding transketolase, whose amino-acid sequence MLDDKKIHELELTANQIRTSIIEMLIEAGSGHTAGPLGMTDIFTYLYFYALKHDPKKPDWSERDRLVLSNGHICPVLYATMAHAGYFPVSELKTLRKFGTRLQGHPHREWLPSLETSSGPLGAGLSQAVGMALADRMDNGRSSGKQFYCLMSDGEHDEGQTWEAILLAGKEKLQNLTAIVDRNNIQIDGFTEDIMPLEPIVDKWRSFNWHVQEVDGHNFRAIDEAVGQARAVSEKPSVIIAHTIPSKGIPEFEGKFEWHGKPPTTPEEKKIALHALRTLGGKIRSEHE is encoded by the coding sequence ATGTTGGATGACAAAAAAATTCACGAACTTGAACTCACAGCCAACCAAATCCGCACCTCGATTATTGAGATGCTCATCGAGGCTGGCTCGGGACACACGGCGGGGCCACTTGGCATGACCGATATTTTTACATACCTCTATTTTTACGCGTTGAAGCATGACCCAAAAAAGCCGGACTGGTCGGAGCGAGACCGACTTGTGCTTTCAAACGGCCACATTTGTCCGGTTCTCTACGCTACGATGGCCCACGCCGGATATTTTCCCGTCTCGGAATTGAAGACGCTTCGCAAATTCGGCACACGTCTTCAGGGGCATCCACACCGAGAATGGCTTCCCTCGCTTGAAACCTCGTCGGGACCACTCGGCGCAGGTCTCTCACAAGCTGTAGGTATGGCGCTTGCAGACCGCATGGACAACGGGCGCTCAAGCGGAAAGCAATTTTATTGCCTTATGTCCGATGGCGAGCATGATGAAGGCCAAACGTGGGAGGCGATACTTCTTGCCGGGAAAGAAAAATTGCAAAACCTGACGGCGATAGTGGACCGCAACAACATTCAGATAGACGGCTTCACCGAGGACATCATGCCTTTAGAGCCCATTGTGGACAAATGGAGGTCATTCAACTGGCATGTGCAGGAGGTGGATGGGCATAACTTTCGGGCAATTGACGAGGCGGTTGGGCAAGCACGGGCGGTGAGCGAGAAGCCATCGGTAATTATAGCTCACACGATTCCATCAAAGGGCATTCCAGAATTTGAAGGAAAATTCGAATGGCATGGCAAGCCTCCGACCACTCCGGAGGAGAAAAAGATTGCTCTTCACGCGCTCCGAACGCTGGGAGGAAAGATTAGGAGTGAACATGAGTAG
- a CDS encoding RpiB/LacA/LacB family sugar-phosphate isomerase, producing the protein MQKSSKIFIGSDHAGFALKEELKKYLLGKDFDVEDFGAKKYVEGDDYPEILTPLAFTIAQNPEKNRGIVIGKSGQGEAIVCNRFPGVRAIVYDGGNLEVVRLGREHNDANVLALGADFVPFSEAKQAVDMWLATPFSADERHMKRNAMLDNIS; encoded by the coding sequence ATGCAGAAATCATCTAAAATTTTTATCGGGTCCGATCACGCGGGATTTGCATTGAAAGAGGAGCTTAAGAAATATCTTCTCGGCAAGGATTTCGACGTGGAAGATTTTGGAGCGAAAAAATATGTGGAGGGAGATGATTACCCGGAAATTTTGACTCCACTTGCGTTTACGATAGCTCAAAATCCGGAGAAGAATAGGGGAATTGTAATAGGCAAATCGGGGCAAGGCGAAGCCATAGTGTGCAATCGGTTTCCCGGGGTGCGAGCGATTGTGTATGATGGCGGGAATTTGGAAGTTGTCCGTCTCGGAAGAGAACACAATGATGCTAATGTCCTTGCGTTAGGCGCGGACTTTGTGCCTTTTTCCGAAGCGAAACAGGCAGTTGATATGTGGCTCGCGACACCGTTTTCAGCCGACGAGAGGCATATGAAGAGGAATGCGATGTTAGACAACATTAGCTAA
- a CDS encoding sigma-70 family RNA polymerase sigma factor, which yields MNDVELPIASVSTEMGGGAKDSSALRLYMKEVGLVQVLTPAEELELFNQIIHGPEKDRPRAREHMIKANLRLVIKIARDFEDLGMPLLDLINEGNIGLMKAVDKFELGKGGKLSNYARWWIRQAIMRALSSQGRTIRLPPHVFETFSKLGRVDEELHRQLGREPTDEEIAGELGITALRVRKLRLAVTGTTSLQVPMETDEDSFILEQMIPDSSVLPPDVEVEVKVEYAVLRRLVSTLSKREATILTARFGLDGQDEKTLEEIAPLLRVTRERIRQIQNKALRSLRLKLKRLGVEPSVLD from the coding sequence ATGAACGATGTTGAATTACCGATTGCATCCGTGTCCACAGAAATGGGCGGGGGTGCGAAGGATAGTTCCGCACTCCGTTTGTATATGAAAGAAGTCGGGCTGGTTCAAGTGCTCACCCCGGCTGAAGAATTGGAGCTTTTTAATCAAATCATACATGGTCCGGAGAAAGATCGTCCACGGGCTCGAGAACATATGATTAAGGCCAATCTTCGGTTGGTCATAAAAATTGCTCGCGATTTCGAAGATCTTGGAATGCCATTACTTGATCTTATTAATGAGGGTAATATTGGTCTCATGAAAGCGGTCGATAAGTTTGAACTCGGAAAAGGGGGTAAGCTATCGAATTATGCCCGTTGGTGGATTAGGCAAGCAATCATGCGCGCTTTATCAAGCCAGGGAAGAACCATTAGATTGCCTCCGCACGTGTTCGAAACGTTCTCCAAGTTGGGTCGAGTCGATGAAGAGCTTCACCGCCAACTTGGCCGAGAACCAACCGATGAAGAAATTGCTGGAGAACTCGGCATCACAGCTCTCCGTGTTAGGAAACTTCGTCTTGCTGTAACCGGAACGACCTCGCTCCAAGTGCCGATGGAAACTGACGAAGATTCTTTTATCCTCGAGCAAATGATTCCCGACAGTAGTGTTTTACCTCCAGATGTAGAAGTGGAAGTGAAGGTCGAGTACGCCGTGCTTCGACGCTTGGTGAGCACACTGTCTAAAAGAGAGGCGACAATCTTAACTGCGCGTTTTGGACTTGATGGCCAAGATGAGAAAACGCTGGAAGAAATCGCTCCACTGCTAAGAGTCACTAGGGAAAGGATTCGTCAAATCCAAAACAAAGCTCTTCGAAGTCTTCGCCTCAAACTCAAACGTTTGGGTGTAGAGCCCTCGGTATTGGACTGA
- a CDS encoding Fic family protein yields MKNVDQTSKERAKELFGSREIESFEVGTTRGLQQIHEYLFGGLYDFAGQIRVKDISKGGFRFASCLYLEESLKKIDEMQESTFENIVAKYVEMNIAHPFMEGNGRSMRVWLDLILKKNLKQCIDWVKIDKSDYLNAMERSPVKDLEIRELLRSALTDRIDDREVFMKGVEQSYYYEEVD; encoded by the coding sequence ATGAAAAATGTTGATCAAACGAGCAAAGAACGGGCCAAGGAACTTTTTGGTAGTCGGGAAATTGAGAGTTTTGAGGTTGGCACGACTAGAGGCTTGCAACAAATTCATGAATATTTATTTGGAGGGCTTTACGATTTTGCTGGCCAGATTCGTGTGAAAGATATAAGCAAAGGTGGCTTCCGATTTGCTTCTTGTTTATATCTGGAAGAAAGTTTAAAAAAGATCGATGAAATGCAGGAAAGTACTTTTGAGAACATCGTTGCCAAATATGTGGAAATGAATATCGCTCATCCGTTTATGGAAGGCAACGGACGGAGTATGAGGGTCTGGCTCGATTTGATTCTGAAAAAAAATCTCAAACAATGTATTGATTGGGTCAAGATAGATAAATCCGATTATTTGAACGCTATGGAGCGCAGCCCGGTGAAGGATCTTGAGATTCGTGAACTTTTGCGCTCCGCATTGACCGATAGGATCGATGACCGCGAAGTTTTCATGAAGGGTGTGGAGCAGTCGTATTATTATGAAGAAGTGGATTGA
- a CDS encoding glyceraldehyde 3-phosphate dehydrogenase NAD-binding domain-containing protein produces MKKIRVAINGFGRIGRAFYKIAKDRKEIEVVAVNDLGDIHNMAYLLKYDTVYGRSGLEVKIQGSKLIIEGKEVTYLSEKDGTKLPWKELEIDVVVESTGLFTSFEKAKFHLDAGARLVVISAPAKDEKGAAQSADTILLGVNEEKFGKCPITSNASCTTNAASPLLAILHEKLGVEKAILSTVHGYTASQGLVDGPNKKDFREGRAAAQNIVPSSTGAAIATTMAITDLAGKFDGISLRVPVVAGSIADITFISKKTTSVEEVNEILRAAATLERWKDTFAVTEEDLVSSDILGDSHASIADLKFTRVVDGNLVKVLAWYDNEMGYTYTLVEHVIKAGRLV; encoded by the coding sequence ATGAAAAAAATTCGAGTTGCGATAAATGGTTTTGGTAGAATTGGCAGAGCTTTTTATAAAATTGCAAAAGACAGGAAAGAAATTGAAGTTGTGGCGGTGAACGATTTGGGCGACATACACAATATGGCGTATCTTTTGAAATACGATACCGTGTACGGAAGAAGCGGTTTAGAAGTCAAAATTCAGGGGTCAAAATTAATAATTGAGGGGAAAGAAGTAACCTATCTTTCTGAAAAAGATGGCACGAAATTGCCTTGGAAAGAGCTTGAGATTGATGTTGTTGTCGAGTCTACGGGCCTCTTTACCAGCTTCGAGAAAGCCAAATTTCATCTTGATGCGGGAGCAAGGCTTGTCGTGATTTCCGCTCCGGCAAAAGATGAAAAGGGAGCGGCGCAGTCTGCGGACACAATACTTCTCGGTGTAAACGAAGAAAAATTTGGCAAATGCCCAATAACATCAAACGCTTCGTGTACCACAAACGCGGCTTCTCCTCTTTTGGCGATTTTGCATGAGAAACTGGGGGTAGAAAAGGCGATTTTGAGCACAGTGCATGGATACACGGCGAGCCAAGGACTTGTCGACGGGCCGAATAAGAAAGATTTTCGAGAGGGAAGAGCGGCAGCGCAAAATATCGTCCCTTCTTCGACAGGTGCCGCAATCGCGACTACGATGGCAATCACCGATCTTGCGGGAAAATTTGACGGAATTTCCTTACGCGTGCCAGTCGTTGCCGGCTCTATTGCCGACATTACGTTTATTTCAAAGAAGACGACGTCAGTAGAAGAGGTGAATGAGATTTTGCGTGCTGCCGCTACCTTGGAGCGTTGGAAAGACACCTTCGCCGTCACCGAAGAAGACCTCGTCTCCTCCGATATTTTGGGCGACTCCCACGCCTCTATCGCAGACCTCAAATTTACCCGTGTCGTCGACGGCAATCTTGTTAAAGTCCTCGCGTGGTATGACAACGAAATGGGGTATACGTATACGTTGGTGGAGCATGTGATAAAGGCTGGTAGGCTTGTATAA
- the gatB gene encoding Asp-tRNA(Asn)/Glu-tRNA(Gln) amidotransferase subunit GatB produces the protein MSEKYKTTIGLEIHAELKTVTKMFCNSKNDPDEKKPNVNICPVCMGYPGTLPVINKQAVKHVLSMGVAVGGEIADFTEFDRKNYFYPDIPKGYQLSQYQFPLIKGGKLSGVALTRIHLEEDTARSSHESNDCSLVDFNRSGLPLMELVTEPVIHSAKEAGDFARELQLLLQYLGAGEANMEKGEMRVEANISVSDTKDFGIKVEVKNLNSFKTVEKAIEYEVARHIELLEKGEKVIQETRGWDENKEATFSQRAKEDSHDYRYFPDPDLPKLMLSEIPEFSHAKLKAELPELPWERRERYKTKFELKAGDIDIFVNDVAWADYFEKTIEGFKGDKKLVQLSANYLSSDLLGLIKKEPNAWKTNPIPADDFASLISMIHEGKLSSRAAKDILAIMFNGGGSAEKIAEERGLLQKNDPEALKKIIEGIIAGNPKVVADYKAGKEASLQFLIGQAMKETKGSANPKTLQELFKSQLK, from the coding sequence ATGAGTGAAAAATACAAAACAACTATTGGACTTGAAATTCACGCCGAGCTAAAAACCGTGACGAAGATGTTTTGCAATTCCAAAAATGACCCGGATGAGAAAAAGCCGAACGTGAATATTTGTCCTGTCTGCATGGGTTACCCTGGCACGCTTCCCGTCATCAACAAGCAGGCGGTAAAGCATGTGCTGTCCATGGGAGTTGCTGTCGGGGGCGAGATTGCCGATTTTACCGAATTTGACCGCAAAAATTATTTCTATCCTGATATTCCGAAGGGCTATCAGCTTTCACAGTACCAGTTTCCTCTCATTAAAGGAGGAAAATTGAGTGGTGTGGCTCTTACTCGAATTCATCTCGAAGAAGACACGGCACGATCATCGCATGAATCAAATGATTGTAGTTTAGTAGATTTTAACCGTTCAGGACTTCCTTTGATGGAGCTTGTCACGGAGCCTGTGATACATAGCGCAAAAGAGGCGGGTGACTTTGCAAGAGAATTACAGCTTCTTCTTCAGTATCTTGGCGCAGGCGAGGCGAATATGGAGAAGGGGGAGATGCGTGTCGAAGCGAATATTTCAGTTTCAGATACAAAAGATTTTGGAATCAAGGTTGAAGTTAAAAACTTAAACTCGTTTAAAACTGTGGAGAAAGCTATCGAGTACGAGGTGGCCCGACATATTGAGCTTTTGGAAAAAGGAGAGAAAGTAATTCAAGAAACTCGTGGTTGGGACGAAAACAAAGAAGCCACCTTCTCGCAGAGGGCGAAAGAGGACTCACATGACTATCGATATTTTCCCGACCCAGATTTGCCCAAATTAATGTTGAGCGAAATTCCTGAATTTTCTCATGCAAAGCTCAAAGCAGAATTGCCGGAGCTTCCCTGGGAGAGACGAGAGAGATATAAGACAAAGTTTGAGCTCAAAGCAGGGGACATTGATATTTTTGTAAATGACGTCGCGTGGGCGGATTATTTTGAAAAGACGATTGAGGGATTTAAAGGCGATAAAAAGCTTGTTCAGCTTTCGGCAAACTACTTGAGTTCGGACTTGCTTGGGCTAATAAAAAAAGAGCCGAACGCATGGAAGACAAATCCGATTCCGGCGGATGATTTTGCGTCTCTCATTTCAATGATTCATGAAGGAAAGCTCTCGTCTCGGGCAGCAAAAGATATTCTTGCCATAATGTTTAATGGAGGCGGAAGCGCGGAAAAAATTGCCGAGGAACGAGGACTGCTTCAAAAAAATGACCCTGAAGCCTTGAAGAAAATTATTGAGGGGATAATTGCAGGCAATCCCAAGGTAGTCGCGGATTACAAGGCAGGCAAAGAGGCGAGCTTGCAGTTTCTTATCGGCCAGGCGATGAAAGAGACGAAAGGCTCCGCCAATCCTAAGACTTTGCAGGAGTTGTTCAAATCGCAATTAAAATAG
- a CDS encoding SDR family oxidoreductase: MKDKVVVITGASRGLGKALAVAFSRRGAKVVVSARTQKEIEEIAKEINGLAISADVTKEKEIKKLLQETIAHFGRVDIWVNNAGIWQPPAKVEDLDIDRVRDLFEVNVLGTMYGSKAALIQMKKQNFGIIMNIISTSALSGRPSASGYAASKYAAKGFTDSLREEVKGGSIKVIGVYPGGMQTHLFDEQKPENFGDFLDAGVVSERLVTNLEKENPEELILKRPSK; this comes from the coding sequence ATGAAAGATAAAGTTGTAGTAATTACTGGCGCAAGCCGAGGTCTCGGGAAAGCGCTCGCTGTCGCTTTTTCAAGGCGGGGGGCGAAAGTTGTAGTTTCAGCCCGAACTCAAAAAGAGATTGAGGAAATAGCCAAGGAGATCAATGGCCTTGCTATCTCTGCTGATGTGACAAAGGAAAAAGAAATAAAAAAATTACTCCAAGAAACAATTGCGCATTTTGGTCGCGTAGATATCTGGGTAAATAATGCTGGAATTTGGCAACCTCCTGCCAAAGTAGAAGATCTTGATATTGATCGTGTGCGCGATCTTTTTGAGGTAAATGTGCTGGGAACAATGTACGGATCGAAAGCGGCGCTCATCCAAATGAAAAAACAAAATTTCGGAATCATTATGAATATTATTTCCACGAGCGCGCTTTCTGGCCGACCATCTGCGTCAGGTTATGCGGCCAGTAAATATGCGGCAAAAGGATTTACGGACTCCTTAAGAGAGGAGGTGAAGGGCGGGTCAATAAAGGTAATAGGAGTTTACCCGGGTGGGATGCAGACTCATCTTTTTGATGAGCAGAAACCAGAAAATTTCGGGGACTTTTTAGATGCAGGTGTCGTATCAGAACGTCTTGTAACTAATTTAGAAAAAGAGAATCCAGAGGAGCTCATTTTAAAACGACCTTCGAAGTGA
- the cgtA gene encoding Obg family GTPase CgtA has protein sequence MAFIDELKIHMKAGDGGDGVVRWLQEKGKDRMGPAGGNGGNGGGIYARAIRDLGVLAKYRNKREFKAEDGQDGMEKNMYGKNAPDLVIDFPLGSLITNLSDGTVHELLQDGETTLILKGGRGGLGNEHFKASTNRSPRQFTEGKIGEAADFFVELRLLVDAGIIGLPNAGKSSLLNVLTNADAKVGSYAFTTLEPNLGDFFGFILADIPGLIEGASKGKGLGDKFLRHIKRTKILLHCISLENEDLQGAYKIIRKELEDYDKDLAEKKEIIILTKTDVVDAKHLGKTIKEMKKLNPLVLSVSVYDDVSIKKFGDELVKIFRSV, from the coding sequence ATGGCTTTCATCGACGAACTAAAAATACATATGAAGGCGGGTGACGGGGGAGACGGCGTGGTGCGCTGGCTTCAGGAGAAAGGCAAGGACAGGATGGGACCTGCGGGAGGGAACGGCGGGAATGGCGGAGGCATTTATGCTCGGGCTATTCGCGATTTGGGCGTTTTGGCAAAATATCGCAATAAAAGAGAGTTTAAGGCAGAAGATGGACAGGACGGAATGGAAAAAAATATGTATGGAAAAAACGCGCCCGATCTTGTCATTGATTTTCCTCTTGGGTCACTTATTACCAACTTGAGCGATGGCACGGTTCACGAGCTGTTGCAAGACGGAGAGACTACCCTTATTTTGAAGGGCGGGCGAGGCGGGTTAGGAAACGAACATTTCAAAGCGTCCACCAACAGAAGTCCGCGGCAGTTCACGGAGGGGAAAATAGGCGAAGCGGCGGACTTTTTTGTGGAACTTCGATTGCTTGTTGATGCGGGGATTATTGGACTCCCGAATGCCGGAAAATCGAGTCTTTTGAATGTTCTTACCAATGCGGACGCCAAGGTCGGGTCCTATGCATTCACTACGTTAGAGCCAAATCTCGGAGATTTTTTCGGATTCATTCTAGCCGACATTCCCGGGCTCATTGAGGGAGCTTCAAAGGGAAAGGGTTTGGGAGATAAATTTCTACGGCACATAAAAAGAACAAAAATTCTCCTTCATTGCATTTCGCTTGAAAATGAGGATTTGCAGGGAGCGTACAAAATAATCCGCAAAGAGCTTGAAGACTATGACAAAGATTTGGCCGAGAAGAAAGAAATTATTATTCTCACAAAAACGGATGTCGTGGACGCAAAACATTTGGGGAAGACTATAAAAGAGATGAAGAAACTCAACCCTCTTGTTCTGTCTGTCTCTGTTTACGACGATGTTTCAATTAAAAAATTTGGAGACGAGTTGGTAAAAATATTTAGGAGCGTGTAA
- a CDS encoding four helix bundle protein: MRITSFEEIIAWQKSKTLTLLLYKLFANNRDYAFKDQIQRASVSIMNNIAEGFERHTNAELRNFLYIAKGSSGEVRSLLYLAFELKYLHESDFRTLRDMALEVSRLLSAFIKKI; this comes from the coding sequence ATGAGGATTACATCTTTTGAGGAAATTATTGCTTGGCAGAAGTCAAAAACGTTAACTTTACTTTTGTATAAACTTTTTGCCAACAATAGAGATTATGCTTTTAAGGATCAGATACAACGTGCTTCAGTTTCAATTATGAACAATATTGCTGAGGGTTTTGAGCGACACACAAATGCTGAATTAAGAAATTTTCTTTATATAGCAAAAGGGTCATCTGGCGAAGTTCGTTCTTTGCTTTATCTCGCTTTTGAATTAAAGTATCTGCATGAATCAGATTTCCGTACCTTGCGTGATATGGCACTTGAAGTTTCCAGATTATTGTCCGCATTCATAAAGAAAATTTAA
- a CDS encoding MYG1 family protein, giving the protein MEEKNSKTNKPVIVTHTGTFHTDDCFAVATLLLHLKKEAQEVEIVRSRNPKDWERGEYVVDVGDVYDEKKNRFDHHQKGGAGRRENEIPFAAFGLVWKKFGREICGGSIEVAQRIDLELVAPFDAHDNGVALSKPIFPDINSYSLHQFVLMSNPTWKEESDTAFAKFEETVRLCKKILSRAVKFLQDEMEGEKRVLEDYRKSEDKRIVVLEKEYFWQEVLSKLPEPLFVVYHRADGTYGVKAVRDSLAQFVSRKDMPEAWAGKRNEELAKATGVADAIFCHNNRFLVVAKSKEGAIELAKRAILSL; this is encoded by the coding sequence ATGGAAGAGAAAAATTCTAAAACTAACAAGCCCGTCATTGTGACTCACACAGGAACATTCCATACGGATGACTGTTTTGCCGTGGCCACTCTTCTTCTTCACTTGAAAAAAGAAGCTCAAGAAGTCGAGATAGTAAGAAGTCGAAACCCGAAGGACTGGGAAAGGGGAGAATATGTCGTTGACGTAGGGGATGTCTACGATGAAAAAAAGAATCGTTTTGACCACCATCAGAAAGGCGGGGCGGGAAGAAGAGAAAACGAAATTCCCTTTGCCGCATTCGGGTTGGTGTGGAAGAAGTTTGGAAGGGAAATCTGCGGAGGCTCAATTGAGGTCGCTCAAAGAATCGACCTTGAGCTCGTGGCTCCTTTCGATGCCCATGACAACGGAGTGGCTCTTTCAAAGCCAATTTTCCCCGATATCAACTCCTATTCCTTGCATCAGTTTGTCTTGATGTCGAACCCCACCTGGAAAGAAGAAAGCGACACGGCTTTTGCGAAATTTGAGGAAACTGTGCGCCTCTGCAAAAAGATTCTCTCGCGAGCTGTCAAGTTTTTGCAAGACGAAATGGAAGGGGAAAAGAGAGTCCTTGAAGATTATAGGAAATCAGAGGACAAAAGAATTGTGGTTCTTGAGAAGGAATATTTTTGGCAGGAGGTTTTATCGAAATTGCCCGAACCTCTTTTTGTGGTGTATCACCGCGCCGATGGTACATACGGCGTAAAAGCGGTCAGGGATTCTTTGGCGCAGTTTGTAAGCCGAAAAGACATGCCAGAGGCTTGGGCGGGAAAAAGAAACGAGGAGCTCGCAAAAGCGACCGGAGTGGCCGACGCCATCTTTTGCCACAACAACCGCTTTTTGGTTGTGGCGAAGTCGAAAGAAGGAGCAATCGAGCTCGCAAAGCGAGCAATCTTAAGTTTGTAA
- a CDS encoding NADPH-dependent FMN reductase, whose product MYIPILLGTARKGRFSEKVAHYILPRIQKRKDIETELIDVRDHLFGRTIPSWEDDPKVTRWREIAKRAEGFIIVSPEYNHGFPGELKIILDSAYGEYKRKPVAVAAVSNGIFGGARMVELLIHVFRKLGLVVSLNTLYFGNVEELFDKKGNILDKKYDERVEKFIDDLVWHVKTLNYGREKF is encoded by the coding sequence ATGTATATACCCATATTGTTAGGTACAGCGAGGAAGGGAAGATTCTCGGAGAAAGTAGCCCATTATATCCTACCCCGCATCCAAAAAAGAAAAGATATTGAAACGGAACTTATTGATGTTCGGGACCACCTTTTTGGTCGGACCATTCCTTCGTGGGAAGATGATCCAAAAGTAACGCGATGGAGAGAAATTGCAAAGAGAGCGGAGGGATTTATTATTGTTTCTCCCGAGTACAATCACGGATTTCCCGGGGAACTCAAAATTATCTTGGATTCGGCATACGGAGAGTACAAACGAAAGCCGGTTGCCGTGGCTGCGGTCTCAAACGGGATTTTTGGAGGAGCAAGAATGGTGGAGTTGTTGATACACGTGTTTCGAAAACTTGGGTTGGTGGTATCGCTCAACACTCTTTATTTCGGCAATGTTGAGGAACTTTTTGATAAGAAAGGAAATATTCTGGATAAAAAATATGACGAGCGCGTTGAGAAATTTATTGATGATCTGGTCTGGCACGTAAAAACCCTCAATTATGGAAGAGAAAAATTCTAA
- the rplU gene encoding 50S ribosomal protein L21 has protein sequence MEFAIILTGGKQYQVSKGDVISIEKLQGEFKKGDKIIFDRVLLVDKGEETTIGMPYIPGAKVTGIFEEALRHKTVDVIKYKQKSRYFKKYGHRQPYFKVSIQSLS, from the coding sequence ATGGAATTTGCAATTATATTAACAGGAGGTAAGCAGTATCAGGTCTCGAAGGGAGACGTTATTTCCATTGAGAAACTTCAGGGCGAATTTAAAAAAGGAGACAAAATTATATTCGATAGGGTGCTTTTGGTTGATAAAGGCGAGGAAACCACTATTGGCATGCCCTATATTCCTGGAGCAAAGGTAACCGGCATTTTTGAAGAAGCATTGCGCCACAAAACGGTGGATGTTATCAAATACAAGCAGAAGAGCCGATATTTCAAAAAATACGGCCACCGTCAGCCCTACTTTAAAGTTTCTATTCAGTCGCTGAGCTAA
- a CDS encoding DNA recombination protein RmuC: MQINIYVLVLILVIFLVGNGALLFFFLRKRDKPKEDGQGLTLLLNQLNELGRTVDSKMSDLGKTVDAKMTEGSKQMSDSVRTQFSESAKLIRDVTQGLTKLDETNKQVVSFADQLQNLQDILKNPKQRGILGEYYLETLLKNVLPPGSFEMQYPFKDGTIVDAVVHVKDKIIPIDSKFSLENYNRLVAEKDPAERERLEKAFKGDLKNRIDETAKYVQPSQGTMDFAFMFIPHEAIYYDLLVAEVGGMKINTRDLIEYAFKDKHVLIVSPTSFLAFLQTVLQGLKALQIEESAKDIRKNVEALQKHLRSYQEYHGKLGNSLATVVSHFNTSDKEFGKINKDVVRITGKASDFEPLALEKPDVGEDE; this comes from the coding sequence ATGCAAATTAATATCTACGTTCTTGTCCTGATTTTGGTTATTTTCCTCGTGGGAAATGGCGCTTTACTTTTCTTTTTTTTGAGAAAAAGGGATAAGCCGAAGGAAGACGGTCAAGGGCTCACATTGCTATTGAATCAGCTAAATGAGCTTGGGAGGACGGTGGACTCAAAAATGAGTGATTTGGGAAAAACCGTGGACGCCAAAATGACCGAAGGGTCAAAGCAGATGAGCGATTCTGTCCGTACCCAGTTTAGCGAGTCGGCAAAGCTTATCCGCGACGTGACACAGGGCTTGACCAAGCTCGACGAGACCAACAAGCAGGTGGTATCCTTTGCCGACCAGTTACAAAACCTGCAGGACATTTTGAAAAATCCAAAACAGAGAGGAATACTTGGCGAATACTATCTTGAGACATTGCTCAAAAATGTTCTGCCTCCGGGGAGCTTCGAAATGCAGTATCCATTCAAGGATGGCACGATTGTGGATGCGGTCGTGCACGTGAAAGACAAAATTATTCCGATTGACTCGAAGTTTTCGCTTGAAAATTACAATCGTCTTGTTGCGGAGAAAGACCCGGCGGAGCGCGAGCGTCTCGAGAAGGCGTTTAAAGGCGATCTCAAAAATCGCATTGATGAAACGGCAAAATACGTTCAGCCTTCGCAAGGCACGATGGATTTTGCGTTCATGTTTATTCCGCACGAAGCAATTTATTATGACCTTTTGGTCGCAGAAGTGGGTGGGATGAAAATCAATACCCGCGACCTCATTGAATATGCCTTTAAGGACAAGCATGTGCTGATTGTGTCTCCGACTTCATTCCTGGCATTTCTCCAGACTGTGTTACAAGGCTTGAAGGCACTCCAGATAGAAGAATCGGCAAAAGATATTCGCAAAAATGTGGAGGCTCTCCAGAAGCATCTCCGCTCCTATCAAGAGTATCATGGCAAGCTCGGCAACTCGCTTGCAACTGTGGTTAGCCATTTCAATACATCGGACAAAGAGTTTGGCAAGATAAACAAAGATGTCGTTCGCATCACCGGCAAAGCGAGCGACTTTGAGCCTTTAGCGCTCGAGAAGCCAGATGTGGGCGAGGACGAATAA